From Microbispora sp. ZYX-F-249:
TGTCCGCTCACGGCCCGGCGCGTTCCCCGATGCGCCGGGCCGCCCCAATCGGAAAGGTGAACCACATGCCCGTCAAGGGTCTCCGTCCGGTCGCAGCGATCCTGGGCGCCGGCCTCGCGCTCGCCGCCTCCGCCGCGCCCGCCGTGGGAGCCGCGGACACCACCCCGCCCAGCGCTCCGGGAACGCTGTTCCACTGCCCGCTGCCCGCCGCGCCCGGATCGGGCCTCGGCATCGGCGTGTCGCTGTGCTGGGGCGCCGCGACCGACGACGTCGGAGTGACCGGCTACGACGTTCAGATCAAGCAGGACGGCGTCTTCACCACCGCGCGCACCACGACCGGCATCGGATCCATCATCAGCGACCTCACCCTGGGGCAGTCGTACACGTTCCGGGTCGTCGCCAGGGACGCGGCGGGGAACGCCGGCCCGGCGTCCAACCAGGTGACGGCGACTGCGAACTATCTCAGCGGCATGCCGCCGTCCAGCCCCCCGCCCAGCCCGTCCCCGCTCGACCGGACCCCGCCGACCCGTCCGGAGGGACTGGGGCCGTACAGCGTCTTCGTGAACGGCGCCGCGGGCCTGACCTGGACGAAGTCCAGCGACGACGTCGCGGTCTCCGGCTACGACGTGTACGCGTGGATCGACGGCGCCTTCAGCCGGGTACCGGCCCGGGTCTCCGCGCAGGCCGACGACAAGGTCCTCGCGATCGTGGGCGACCTCACTCCGGGGCGCGACTACCTGTTCTACGTCGTGGCGAAGGACGCCGCGGGCAACCTCAGCGCGCCGTCCGACCTGGTCCGCCAGCGGGCCATGGTCGAACCGCCCGTCGCCAGCCCCAGCCCCGGGACCGGCACCACCGACACCACTCCGCCCGGCACACCGACCGGTCTGAGCGCCGGCGGCGGCCTGCCCGTACCCGGCGGGATCTTCCTGTCCTGGAACACCGTCTCCGACGACAGCGGCGTCCCACCCCGCTACGACCTGTTCCGGCGGACCGACCACGGCTACGCCTACGAGGGCGAGAACGCCACCCCCCGCGACATCGTCACCGGCCTCGAAGGCGGTAAGTCGTACACCTTCCAGGTCGTCGCCCGCGACGCGGCCGGGAACCTGAGCAACCCCTCGGCGCCGTACACCGCCGTCGCCCAGCCCGAGGAGGAGGAGCCCGCGCTCTCCTGCGACGTCTCCTACACCGCCCATACCTGGCCCGGCGGCTTCCTCGCCAACGTGCAGATCACCAACACCGGCACGACCGCCGTCGACGGGTGGAAGCTGGCCTTCTCCTTCCCGCTCACCACTCAGCGACTCGACTACGGCTTCTCGGCCGTGTGGAAGCAGACAGGCAGCGAGGTCACCGCCGAGAACGCCGCGTGGAACAAGACCATCAAGCCCGGTCAGTCGCTGTACATCGGCTTCAACGGCATCCAGACGGCCGGCAACCCCACCCCTGCCGCCTTCACCCTCAACGGCACCACCTGCTCGTGATCCCCCACCCCGCGGCCCGGCGCACCCCGCACGCGCCGGGCCTCCCCGACAGGAAGGTGAATCACATGCACGTCCTGGGTCTCCGCACGGCCGCCGCCCTGCTGGGCGCCGGCCTCGCGCTCGCCGCGGCTGCCGTACCGGCCTCCGCCGCCACGGCGGACACCACGCCGCCGACGGCCCCACCGTGGATCTCCGTCTGCCCGCCCCCGGTGCCCACGCCCCTGTCCACCCCCACCTTCCCCACCCCCAAGGCCAGCCCGAGCTCGCTGCTTCCCAGCCCCAAGACCACCCCCACCTTCCCCACCCCCAAAGCCAGCCCGAGCTCGCTGCTTCCCAGCCCCAAGACCACCCCCACCTTCCCCACTCCCAAAGCCACTCCCAAGGCCACTCCGACGACCACTCTCACGGCCGATCCCGAGTTGCCCAAGGCCTCCGTGCCGCTGTGCTGGGGCCGCTCCAATGACGACGTGGGCGTCACGGGCTACGACGTCCAGATGAAGCAGGACGGCGCGTTCGTCACGATCCAGAGCACCACCTTCACCGGCGTCTCGGTCTCGCCCCTCGTCCCGGGGCAGAGCTACACGTTCCGGGTCATCGCCAAGGACGCGGCCGGCAACGCGAGCCCGCCGTCGGCCGAGTACACCGCGGTCGCGCGGGTCTACACCGGAACGCAATCGCCCAGCCCTTCGCCGACGCCGCCGTCACCCGACCGGACCGCGCCCACCCGTCCCGAGGGGGTGGAGCCGTCCAACGTCTACATCAACGGCGCCGCCGGTCTGACCTGGACGAAGTCCACCGACGACGTCGCGGTCTCCGGCTACGACGTGTACGCGTGGATCGACGGCGCCTTCACCCGCGTGGACGCCCGCTTCTCCCCGTCGGGTGACAAGGTCATCGGGGTGGTCGAAGGTCTCACCCCCGGGCGCGACTACCTGTTCTACGTCGTGGCCAAGGACGCCGCGGGCAACCTCAGCGCACCCTCCGACCTGGTCAGGCAGCGGGCCATGGTCGAACCGCCCGTCGCCAGCCCCAGCCCCGGGACCGACACCACCGACACCACTCCTCCCGGCACGCCGACCGGCCTGACCATCGTGGGCGGCATCTCCGTGCCCGACGGGATCGCGTTGGCGTGGAACACGGTCAGCGACAACAGCGGCGTCCCACCCCGCTACGACCTGTTCCGGCGGACCGACCACGGCTACGCGTACGAGGGCGAGAACGCCACCCCCCGCGACATCGTCACCGGCCTCGAAGGCGGTCACTCGTACACCTTCCAGGTCGTCGCCCGCGACGCGGCCGGGAACCTGAGCAACCCCTCGGCCCCCTACGCGGCCGTCGCGCAGGCCTTGCCCCCGACCGCCTACTGCGACGTCTCCTACGTCACGCAGACCTGGCCCGGCGGCTTCAACGCCAGCGTGAAACTGACCAACACCGGCACCACCGACATCGACGGATGGACGCTGGCCTTCTCCTTCCCGCTCACCACCCAGCAGGTCGCCTCCGGCTTCAACGCCAAGTGGACGCAGACCGGCAGGGACGTCACCGCCGAAAACCTCCTGTGGAACAAGACCATCAAGCCCGGCCAGTCGTTCTATCTCGGCTTCAACGGCAGGCAGACGGCCGGCAACCCCTCCCCCTCGGCCTTCACCCTCAACGGCCGAACCTGCACGACGTCCTGACCGTCACCTGCGGCCCGGCCGTCCCCTCCGGGGGACGCGCCGGGCCGCCGGTGGCCGGCGACATCGCCCTCCCCGCACCGTCATCCACAGGACATGGCGGCGGCGCACGCGGTGGCCGTGGCCCGGTATCTCGCCTCCCCCGTCCTCGCCGCCGACCTCGAACGGTGGGAGCCGGTGCGCGCGCACCTGCCATGGCGGGTCGACATCTTCGAGATCGGCGATTCGCACTGAACCGCCGGGATCAGCGTGCGCACCCCTGGGATGATGGCGGGATGACCGACGCCTTGCCCGGGCTTGATCCCGCCGAGTCCGCGCCCGCCGCTCCGCCTCGGCGGGCGGCCGGATACGAGATCGAGGACGAGCTGCGTGCCGCGGGGGCGATCCACATCGCGGGCGTGGACGAGGTCGGCCGCGGCGCATGGGCGGGCCCGGTGGTGGTCTGCGCCGCCGTCACCGCCTTCGGCCCGCCGCCCGAGCTACCGGGGCGCGGGGAGCGCACGGTCCGGCTCACCGACTCCAAGTTGCTCGGCCCGGCTCAGCGTGAGGCGTTCGCCGCGATCCTGCCCGGCTGGCTCACCTGTCACGCGTACGGCGAGTCGGGCCCGGAGGAGATCGACGAGGCCGGCATGACCGAGGCGCTGCGCCGGGCCGCATGCCGGGCGCTGGAGGCCCTGCCGCTGCGGCCCGACGTGGTGCTACTCGACGGCGCGCACGACTTCCTCGGCCGGCCGTGGCGGGTCCGATGCGAGATCAAGGCCGACCAGCGCTCGGTGTCGGTGGCCGCCGCCTCGGTGCTGGCCAAGGTCCACCGCGACCGGCTGATGGCGGAGATCGGCGAGGAGCATCCGGCGTACGGCTTCGCCGCCAACGCGGGCTATCCGTCCCCGGTCCACCAGCGGGCGCTGGGGGAGACGGGCCCGACTCCCCACCACCGCCTGTCGTGGTCCTACCTCGACGACCTCCCCCAGTGGCGGCACCTGCGCAAGCACCGCGACCCCCTCGCGGGCTCCGGCCAGATGACCCTCCTCTGAGCCCCCGCGCTGCCCGCGGGTCACACCTCATTTCGCTGGCAGCCGGCCGTGCCGCCCGAGCGACTCCACCGTGCGCGCCAGCGCCGCCGTGCCCCGGTGCGGGTGGCGCGGCGGCGAGATTCCTCAGCGGGCCGACGGCGTGGACGAAGTGGCGGAACGTCGGCGGGCGGGTCGGGTCAAGGAAGGGCGGGCGGGGCGAGGTCGCCGGGGGTCAGGCCCATGCCGTCGGGGACGGCGGCGGGGTCGTCGCCCACGTGGATCGGCCTGTTGTCCCGGTCGACGAAGACGACGCGCGGCTTCAGCGCCTTGACCTCCTCCTCGGCGACCAGCGCGTACGCGATGATGATCACGAGGTCGCCGACCGAGATGAGGCGGGCGGCGGCGCCGTTGATGCCGATGACGCCGGAGCCCGCCGGGCCCTCGATGACGTAGGTGGACAGGCGGTTGCCGTTGTCGATGTCGACGATGTCGACCTTCTCACCCTCGACGAGGTCGGCCTCGGCCATCAGGTCCGCGTCGATCGTCACCGAGCCGACATAGTGGAGATCGGCCTGCGTGACGGTGGCGCGGTGGATCTTCGACTTCATCAGCGTGCGGAACATGATCTCCCACCGGGGTGCGGACGGCCCTCCTTACGAGCGCCCTCGATGGTATGTCACGTGCCTCACCGGCAGGACCACCGCCCGTCGTCAGGCCGTGGCGGCCTCCCCCGCCGGGGGCGTGACGTACTCGGCGGACGCGTCGAGCAGCCACTCCGCGACGTACGCGGCGAAGGACGAGCGGACCAGCACCCGGAAGCCGTCCTCACCCGCGACCAGGACGACGCCCGCCCTGGCCAGCGTGGTCTGGGCGCACCGGCCCGGGCCGAACACCCGGGGATGCAGGTCCAGGGCGCAGCCGTGGGCCAGCACGTCCCGCGCCCGCTCGCCGGCGACCACCAGGGTGGTGCGCTGCGCCGACACGTCGACGACCGACACGTGCTCGCCGGCCGCCGCCTCGGTGAGCCGCTCCACCAGCCCAGGGGCGGCGCCGTCCGGGCCCAGCAGCAGCCACTCGTCCGGCCCCAGCCACAGCACGGTCAGGTCGCCGCCGTGCACGGCCGTGCCCGGCTCCAGCGGCAGCGGCACGCCGATCGCCGTCCCGATCCGCTCGGCCGCCGGGCTCTTGGGCTCCACCCGGAGGTCGATCTGGGTCAGGAAGGGAATCTCGGCCAGGCGCAGGCCGCCGCCCGCGCTCGCCGCCTCGAACCTCGCCGCGAACGCCGCGGCCGGACTCCTGCGTTCAGCCATCGCGGCGCGCTCCTTCCGGGTCGTACAGGACGTGGGAGGTCACGGTGACGGGCACCAAATCCGCGCCGACCGGCGCGTACAGCCGTTCGCCGGTCCGCTCGCGCCCGCCGCTCACCAGCGCGAGCGCGAACGTACGGCCGAGCGCGGCGCTGCGGTAGCTGGAGGTGACGAAGCCGAGCGTCGGCACCGGAGGCTCGGGCAGCGACGACGTCTCCACGAGGTGGGCGCCCTCGGGCAGCAGCACGGCGGGGTCCTCGGGCAGCAGGCCGACCAGGTGCTTGCGGTCGGGTCTGGAGGTGTCGGCCCGGGCGAAGGACCGCTTCCCGATGAAGTCGGCCTTCTTCTTCGAGACGACCCACGCCATGCCGAGGTCCTGCGGGGTGACCGTGCCGTCGGTGTCCTGCCCGACGATGGGGAACCCCTTCTCGGCGCGCAGGACGTGCATGGTCTCGGTCCCGTACGGCGTGACCTCGCCGGACGCCATGACCGCCTCCCACAGGGCGAGCCCGGACCAGGAGGACACGTTGATCTCGTAGGCCAGCTCGCCGGAGAAGCTGATCCGGCAGACCCGCGCGTCGATCCCGGCGACCTCGGCGTCGCGCCACGTCATGAACGGGAAGCTGTCGTTGTCCACCGCGAGACCCGGGGCGAGCCGCGCCAGCACCTCGCGGGAGCGCGGCCCGACGAGCGCCACGGTCGCCCACTGCTCGGTGACCGAGGTGCAGTGCACCCGCAGGTCCGGCCACTCGGTCTGCAGCCACTCCTCCATCCAGTCGAGCACCGCCGCCGCGTTGCCGGTGGTCGTGGTGACGAGGAAGCGGTCGTCCGCCAGGCGGATGACGGTGCCGTCGTCGAAGACCATGCCGTCGGCGCGGCACATCACGCCGTAGCGGATGGACCCGGCCTTGAGCGTGCTCATCATGTTCGTGTAGAGCCGGTCGAGGAACACGGCCGCGTCGGGACCGACCACGTCGATCTTCCCGAGCGTGGAGGCGTCCATCGCCGCCACGTCCTCGCGCGCCGCCCGGCACTCGCGCAGTACGGCGGCCTCCATGTCCTCACCCGGCCGGGGGTAGTACCAGGGCCGCTTCCACTGGCCGACGTTCTCGAACAGCGCCCCGCGCGCCACGTGCCACTCGTGCAGCGCGGTGACGCGGACCGGGTCGTGCAGCGGCCCCCGGTCCCGGCCCGCCAGCGCGGCGAACGACACCGGCGTGTACGGCGCGCGGAACGTCGTGGTCCCGAGCTCGGCGACGTCGACGCCGAGGGCGTGCGCCAGCACGCCGCTGGTCAGCAGCCCGGACGTCTTGCCCTGGTCGTGCGCCGTGCCCGCCGTGGTGTAGCGCTTGACGTGCTCGACCGAGCCGAGGCCCGCGCCGACCGCGCGCAGCACCTCCGCCACCGTGACGTCCCGCTGCAGGTCCACGAAGTGCGCACTGTAATCAGCGTCGTCTCCTGCGGCCTCGACGAGCCACAGGTGCTCGGCGGGCGCGGCGGCAGGCTCCTCCTCGGCGAACGGCACAGCGGTCTCGACCGGCATGGCGAAGCCGGCGGCGGCCAGCGCGCGGCGGCCCGCCTCGGCGCCGTCCTCCAGGCAGCCGCGCAACGTCGTCACGCCCCGGGCGAAGCCGGCGGCCTCGACCGCCTGACGCGACTCGCCGGGCGTGAACGCGCCCAGCCCTTCGTCGTAGCGCAGCGTGCCGCCCGACTGGCTGAACAGGTGCACCACCGGCGTCCAGCCGCCGGACACGAGCAGCAGGTCGGCGGGGATCTCCCGGGCGTCGCCGCCGTCTCGTGGGGCGACCTCGACCGCGGACACCTCGTCCTCGCCCTTGGCGGCGGTGACCACGTGGCCGGTCAGGACCTCGATCCCGCGCTCGGCGCAGCGCGCCGCCCACGCCTCGCCGGGGGCCTGCCGTACGTCGGCGATCGCGGCGATCTCCACCCCGGCGCCGGCGAGGTCGAGCGCCGCGGCGTACGCGCTGTCGTTGGTGGTGAACACCACCGCCCGGCGCCCGGGCAGGACCCGATGCCGGTTCGCGTACGTGCGGGCCGCGCCGGCCAGCATCACACCGGGCAGGTCGTTCCCGGCGAAGGCCACGAACCGCTCGTGGCCCCCGGTCGCCAGCACCACCCGCTCGGCCCGGATGCGCCAGACGCGCTCGCGCGCCATCTCGGCGGGAGCCGCGGCGCCCAGGTGGTTCGTCCGGCGCTCCACCGCGACGAGGTAGTTGTCGTCGTAGTGACCCAGCACCGTGGTGCGGCGCAGCACGCGCACCTCCGGCAGGGCGGCCAGCGCGGCGACCTCCCCTGCCGCCCACTCGCGGCCCGGCCTGCCGTCCAGCGTCTCCGTCGTACCGAGCAGGCTGCCGCCCGGCTCGGGCCGCTCGTCGGCCAGGATCACCCGGGCGCCGGCCCGCGCGGCCACGCCCGCGGCGGCGATGCCCGCCGGTCCGGCCCCCACGACGAGCACGTCGCAGTGGGCGTGCACGGCGTCGTAGCGCGCCGGATCGGGACGGTCGGCCAGCCTGCCCTGTCCCGGCAGGCCCGTGGCGACCAGGCCGTCGTACAGCTCGACGGTCGTCGCCTGGAGCATGGGCTCGGGGAAGGGCTCCTCGATCTGGACGAGGGCGTTCGGCTCCTCGCAGCCCGCGGCGTAGACGCCGCGCGGGCGGCCGAGCTTGATGCTGCTCGCCACCGCGCGCACGCCGTTGGCCAGCAGCGCCGAGGCCAGCGTGTCGCCCTCCAGGCCCTCGTACTGCCTGCCGTCGAACCGGAAGCGCAGCGTCCTGCCCGCCGCCCCCTCGCGACGGAACGGTTGTGCGGCGGCCCCGCCGGTTCGCTCGCTACGCTCGCTCATGCGATCACCGGCCGCGGCTCGCCCACGCGGTAGACGGCGTGGATCTCGTTGGTGGCGGTGTCCCGTACGGCGTTGAACCAGCGGCGGCACCCTGCGGTGTGGCTCCACCGCTCCGCGAACAGGCCCTTGGGGTTGTCGCGGAAGAACAGGTAGCGGGCCCACTCCTCGTCGGACAGGGCGGCCGGGTCCTCCGGATAGGCGACGTGGGCCTGCCCCCCGTAGTGGAACTCGGCCTCGTCCCGCGGCCCGCACCACGGGCAGGGAATCAGCAGCATTCTGTCTCCGAAATCAGTGCGCGACGGCGGCGGCGCCGTGCTCGTCGACGAGCTTTCCTGTGGTGAACCGCTCGAGCGAGAAGGGGGCGTTGAGCGGGTGCGGCTCGCCGGTGGCGACCGTGTGGGCGTAGCACCAGCCGACGCCCGGGGTGGCCTTGAACCCGCCGGTGCCCCAGCCGCAGTTGACGTACAGGTCCTCGACGGGGGTGAGCCCGACGATCGGTGAGGCGTCGGGGGTCACGTCCACGACGCCGCCCCAGGTCCGCAGCACGTGCGCCCGGGCGAAGACCGGGAACAGCTCCAGCGCGGCCGACATCTGCCGCTCGATGATGTGGAACGCGCCGCGCTGGCGGTAGGAGTTGGCCGCGTCGATGCCCGCCCCCATGACCAGCTCGCCCTTGTGCGCCTGGCTCACGTAGACGTGGACCGCGTTCGACATGACGACGGTGGGGTGCACCGGCTCCAGCAGTTCCGACACCAGCGCCTGCAGCGGGTGGCTCTGCAGCGGCAGCGACACCCCCGCGTATCCGGCGACGACCGAGGAGTGCCCGGCGGCGGCGAGCGCGACCTTCCCTGCCGCGATCGGGCCGCGGGTGGTCCGGACGCCGGTCACCCGGCCGTCGCGCACGTCGAGGCCGGTCACCTCGCAGTGCTCGATCATGTCGACCCCGAGGTCGGCCGCCGCCTTCGCGAAGCCCCACGCCACGTAGTCGTGCTTGGCGATGCCGGCCCGCGGCTGGTAGGTGCCGCCGAGCACGGGGTAGCGCACGTCCGGGGAGATGTCCACGATCGGGCAGACCTCCTTGACCTGCTCCGGCGTCAGCCACTCGGCGTCCACGCCGTTGAGCCGGTTGGCGTTGACCCGGCGCACGCTGTCGCGCACGTCCTGCAGGCTGTGCGCGAGGTTGAGCACGCCGCGCTGGCTGAACAGCAGCGGGTAGCCGAGGTCCTCCTCCAGCCCCTCCCACAGCTTCAGCGCGTGCTCGTAGATGCCCGCGCTCTCGTCCCACAGGTAGTTGGAGCGGATGATGGTGGTGTTGCGGGCCATGTTGCCGCCCGCGAGCCAGCCGCGCTCCAGCACCGCGACGTTCGTGATGCCGTGGTTCTTGGCCAGGTAGTACGCCGTGGCCAGGCCGTGGCCGCCACCGCCGACGATCACCACGTCGTACGCGCGCTTGGGCTCGGCCGAGCGCCACAGCCGGTCGGGGTGGTCGGGCAGGTCCGCGCCCGGCGTCCTGCGCCCTTGAGGTTCGGGGCTCATCGGGCCTCCCCGTTCAGGCCGGAGTAGAGCGGGTGCTTGGCGGCGAGGGCCTCGACCCGGGCGCGCAGCGCGGCCAGGTCGGCTTCGGGCCGGAGCACCCTTGCGATCACGTCGGAGACCTCCTCGAACTCGGGGCGGGCGAAGCCCCGGGTGGCGAGCGCCGGGGTGCCGATCCGCAGTCCCGAGGTGACCATCGGGGGCCGGGGGTCGAACGGCACCGCGTTGCGGTTGACCGTGATCCCGGCCGCGTGGAGCCGGTCCTCGGCCTGCCGGCCGTCCAGTTCGGATTCACGCAGGTCGACCAGCACCAGATGGACGTCCGTCCCGCCGGACAGCACGCGTACGCCGGCCTCGGCGGCGTCGGGGGCGAGCAGCCGGTCGGCGAGGACCCTGGCGCCCTCCAGCGTGCGGCGCTGCCGGTCGCGGAACCACTCCCCCGCCGCGATCTTGAACGCGACCGCCTTGGCCGCGATGACGTGCTCCAGCGGGCCGCCCTGCTGCCCCGGGAACACCGACGAGTTGATCTTCTTGGCCAGGTCCTCGGTGGACAGGACGACCCCGCCCCTGGGCCCGCCGAGCGTCTTGTGCGTGGTCGTGGTGACGACGTGCGCGTGCGGGACGGGCGACGGGTGCAGCCCCGCCGCGACCAGCCCGGCGAAGTGCGCCATGTCCACCATCAGGTACGCCCCGACCTCGTCGGCGATCCGCCGGAACGCGGCGAAGTCGAGGTGCCGGGGATAGGCCGACCAGCCCGCGATGATCAGCTTGGGCCGGTGCTCGCGGGCGAGCCGCTCGACCTCGTCCATGTCCACGAGGCTGTCGCTCTCGCGCACGTGGTAGGCCACGACGTTGTAGAGCCGGCCGGAGAAGTTGATCCGCATGCCGTGGGTGAGGTGGCCGCCGTGCGCGAGGTCGAGGCCGAGGATCGTGTCGCCCGGCTCCAGCAGCGCCGACATCGCCGCCGCGTTGGCCTGCGCCCCCGAGTGGGGCTGCACGTTGGCGGCCTCGGCGCCGAACAGCGCCTTCACCCGCTCGATCGCCAGCCGCTCGATCACGTCGACGTGCTCGCAGCCGCCGTAGTAGCGCCTGCCCGGGTAGCCCTCGGCGTACTTGTTGGTGAGCACCGAGCCCTGCGCCTGCATCACCGAGACGGGCGCGAAGTTCTCCGACGCGATCATCTCCAGGGTGGACCGCTGGCGGCGGGTCTCCTCGCCGATCGCCGCCGCCACCTCCGGGTCGGCCTCGGCGAGCGGCGCGTCCATCACCGAATCGTTCACTTCAGTCCTCACTAGCTGCGCAGCCGTTCCATGGCGGGGTCGAACAGGGGCTCCTCGGCGACCACGGCGGTCACCCGCCGGTCGAAGTAGCCGATCTCCAGAGTGCGTCCCGGGGTGGCCAGCTCGGCGGGCAGCCAGGCGTAGGCGATGCCCTTGCCGATCGTGTAGCCGAAGGCCGCGCTGGTGACGTAGCCGACGGCGCTCT
This genomic window contains:
- a CDS encoding cellulose binding domain-containing protein, which translates into the protein MPVKGLRPVAAILGAGLALAASAAPAVGAADTTPPSAPGTLFHCPLPAAPGSGLGIGVSLCWGAATDDVGVTGYDVQIKQDGVFTTARTTTGIGSIISDLTLGQSYTFRVVARDAAGNAGPASNQVTATANYLSGMPPSSPPPSPSPLDRTPPTRPEGLGPYSVFVNGAAGLTWTKSSDDVAVSGYDVYAWIDGAFSRVPARVSAQADDKVLAIVGDLTPGRDYLFYVVAKDAAGNLSAPSDLVRQRAMVEPPVASPSPGTGTTDTTPPGTPTGLSAGGGLPVPGGIFLSWNTVSDDSGVPPRYDLFRRTDHGYAYEGENATPRDIVTGLEGGKSYTFQVVARDAAGNLSNPSAPYTAVAQPEEEEPALSCDVSYTAHTWPGGFLANVQITNTGTTAVDGWKLAFSFPLTTQRLDYGFSAVWKQTGSEVTAENAAWNKTIKPGQSLYIGFNGIQTAGNPTPAAFTLNGTTCS
- a CDS encoding cellulose binding domain-containing protein, whose amino-acid sequence is MHVLGLRTAAALLGAGLALAAAAVPASAATADTTPPTAPPWISVCPPPVPTPLSTPTFPTPKASPSSLLPSPKTTPTFPTPKASPSSLLPSPKTTPTFPTPKATPKATPTTTLTADPELPKASVPLCWGRSNDDVGVTGYDVQMKQDGAFVTIQSTTFTGVSVSPLVPGQSYTFRVIAKDAAGNASPPSAEYTAVARVYTGTQSPSPSPTPPSPDRTAPTRPEGVEPSNVYINGAAGLTWTKSTDDVAVSGYDVYAWIDGAFTRVDARFSPSGDKVIGVVEGLTPGRDYLFYVVAKDAAGNLSAPSDLVRQRAMVEPPVASPSPGTDTTDTTPPGTPTGLTIVGGISVPDGIALAWNTVSDNSGVPPRYDLFRRTDHGYAYEGENATPRDIVTGLEGGHSYTFQVVARDAAGNLSNPSAPYAAVAQALPPTAYCDVSYVTQTWPGGFNASVKLTNTGTTDIDGWTLAFSFPLTTQQVASGFNAKWTQTGRDVTAENLLWNKTIKPGQSFYLGFNGRQTAGNPSPSAFTLNGRTCTTS
- a CDS encoding ribonuclease HII, with the protein product MTDALPGLDPAESAPAAPPRRAAGYEIEDELRAAGAIHIAGVDEVGRGAWAGPVVVCAAVTAFGPPPELPGRGERTVRLTDSKLLGPAQREAFAAILPGWLTCHAYGESGPEEIDEAGMTEALRRAACRALEALPLRPDVVLLDGAHDFLGRPWRVRCEIKADQRSVSVAAASVLAKVHRDRLMAEIGEEHPAYGFAANAGYPSPVHQRALGETGPTPHHRLSWSYLDDLPQWRHLRKHRDPLAGSGQMTLL
- the panD gene encoding aspartate 1-decarboxylase, with product MFRTLMKSKIHRATVTQADLHYVGSVTIDADLMAEADLVEGEKVDIVDIDNGNRLSTYVIEGPAGSGVIGINGAAARLISVGDLVIIIAYALVAEEEVKALKPRVVFVDRDNRPIHVGDDPAAVPDGMGLTPGDLAPPALP
- a CDS encoding sarcosine oxidase subunit gamma, with the protein product MAERRSPAAAFAARFEAASAGGGLRLAEIPFLTQIDLRVEPKSPAAERIGTAIGVPLPLEPGTAVHGGDLTVLWLGPDEWLLLGPDGAAPGLVERLTEAAAGEHVSVVDVSAQRTTLVVAGERARDVLAHGCALDLHPRVFGPGRCAQTTLARAGVVLVAGEDGFRVLVRSSFAAYVAEWLLDASAEYVTPPAGEAATA
- a CDS encoding 2Fe-2S iron-sulfur cluster-binding protein, translated to MSERSERTGGAAAQPFRREGAAGRTLRFRFDGRQYEGLEGDTLASALLANGVRAVASSIKLGRPRGVYAAGCEEPNALVQIEEPFPEPMLQATTVELYDGLVATGLPGQGRLADRPDPARYDAVHAHCDVLVVGAGPAGIAAAGVAARAGARVILADERPEPGGSLLGTTETLDGRPGREWAAGEVAALAALPEVRVLRRTTVLGHYDDNYLVAVERRTNHLGAAAPAEMARERVWRIRAERVVLATGGHERFVAFAGNDLPGVMLAGAARTYANRHRVLPGRRAVVFTTNDSAYAAALDLAGAGVEIAAIADVRQAPGEAWAARCAERGIEVLTGHVVTAAKGEDEVSAVEVAPRDGGDAREIPADLLLVSGGWTPVVHLFSQSGGTLRYDEGLGAFTPGESRQAVEAAGFARGVTTLRGCLEDGAEAGRRALAAAGFAMPVETAVPFAEEEPAAAPAEHLWLVEAAGDDADYSAHFVDLQRDVTVAEVLRAVGAGLGSVEHVKRYTTAGTAHDQGKTSGLLTSGVLAHALGVDVAELGTTTFRAPYTPVSFAALAGRDRGPLHDPVRVTALHEWHVARGALFENVGQWKRPWYYPRPGEDMEAAVLRECRAAREDVAAMDASTLGKIDVVGPDAAVFLDRLYTNMMSTLKAGSIRYGVMCRADGMVFDDGTVIRLADDRFLVTTTTGNAAAVLDWMEEWLQTEWPDLRVHCTSVTEQWATVALVGPRSREVLARLAPGLAVDNDSFPFMTWRDAEVAGIDARVCRISFSGELAYEINVSSWSGLALWEAVMASGEVTPYGTETMHVLRAEKGFPIVGQDTDGTVTPQDLGMAWVVSKKKADFIGKRSFARADTSRPDRKHLVGLLPEDPAVLLPEGAHLVETSSLPEPPVPTLGFVTSSYRSAALGRTFALALVSGGRERTGERLYAPVGADLVPVTVTSHVLYDPEGARRDG
- a CDS encoding sarcosine oxidase subunit delta; translation: MLLIPCPWCGPRDEAEFHYGGQAHVAYPEDPAALSDEEWARYLFFRDNPKGLFAERWSHTAGCRRWFNAVRDTATNEIHAVYRVGEPRPVIA
- a CDS encoding sarcosine oxidase subunit beta family protein, with product MSPEPQGRRTPGADLPDHPDRLWRSAEPKRAYDVVIVGGGGHGLATAYYLAKNHGITNVAVLERGWLAGGNMARNTTIIRSNYLWDESAGIYEHALKLWEGLEEDLGYPLLFSQRGVLNLAHSLQDVRDSVRRVNANRLNGVDAEWLTPEQVKEVCPIVDISPDVRYPVLGGTYQPRAGIAKHDYVAWGFAKAAADLGVDMIEHCEVTGLDVRDGRVTGVRTTRGPIAAGKVALAAAGHSSVVAGYAGVSLPLQSHPLQALVSELLEPVHPTVVMSNAVHVYVSQAHKGELVMGAGIDAANSYRQRGAFHIIERQMSAALELFPVFARAHVLRTWGGVVDVTPDASPIVGLTPVEDLYVNCGWGTGGFKATPGVGWCYAHTVATGEPHPLNAPFSLERFTTGKLVDEHGAAAVAH
- the glyA gene encoding serine hydroxymethyltransferase: MDAPLAEADPEVAAAIGEETRRQRSTLEMIASENFAPVSVMQAQGSVLTNKYAEGYPGRRYYGGCEHVDVIERLAIERVKALFGAEAANVQPHSGAQANAAAMSALLEPGDTILGLDLAHGGHLTHGMRINFSGRLYNVVAYHVRESDSLVDMDEVERLAREHRPKLIIAGWSAYPRHLDFAAFRRIADEVGAYLMVDMAHFAGLVAAGLHPSPVPHAHVVTTTTHKTLGGPRGGVVLSTEDLAKKINSSVFPGQQGGPLEHVIAAKAVAFKIAAGEWFRDRQRRTLEGARVLADRLLAPDAAEAGVRVLSGGTDVHLVLVDLRESELDGRQAEDRLHAAGITVNRNAVPFDPRPPMVTSGLRIGTPALATRGFARPEFEEVSDVIARVLRPEADLAALRARVEALAAKHPLYSGLNGEAR